Proteins encoded within one genomic window of Nomia melanderi isolate GNS246 chromosome 8, iyNomMela1, whole genome shotgun sequence:
- the LOC116434345 gene encoding uncharacterized protein LOC116434345 isoform X11 yields the protein MWKRWRLESERTTGYNYKSSMGSSQQFSLRWNNYLKHITCAFDTLRTEEDLVDVTLSCEGKRIRAHKMLLSACSTYFRDLFKENPCQHPVIIFRNVKFDDLAALVDFMYQGEVNVVQEQLASFLTTAELLAVQGLTDGTGKDNDSLVEDDMEIPNEPEIQLQNASSKSTDSKRNKSPSSPLPYHAVDLQPDAPPSKRRKCRENANANAEKAASNALSSKDTENKTSENQTSTGSDPVEIIPLMPNLKLEMPEYLVQDGSSCSYEDQSLGDSSLNKIGIEDTSSNTPDHDQKPDISQTFYSSSQSTSDNLDLKHQPADVGKKYNRHLLSKPSTSGERLTQEAVQGGITYVSGQPHSLSKANGHGKVCVHCKQRGMVTSRGKLRQTRFKCWPCNACLCRWPCFVDFHKMRAIPHIPPP from the exons ATGTGGAAGCGTTGGCGGTTAGAGTCTGAACGAACCACTGGATACAACTAC AAAAGCAGCATGGGTTCGAGTCAACAGTTTTCTCTTAGGTGGAACAATTATTTAAAGCACATTACCTGTGCGTTCGACACGTTAAGGACAGAAGAAGATTTGGTCGATGTGACTTTAAGCTGCGAAGGGAAGAGGATAAGAGCACATAAAATGCTTTTGTCTGCGTGTAGCACGTATTTCAGGGATTTATTTAAG GAAAATCCATGTCAGCATCCAGTTATaattttccgtaacgtaaaATTCGATGATTTGGCAGCGTTGGTTGATTTCATGTATCAAGGAGAGGTAAACGTGGTTCAGGAACAATTAGCTAGTTTTCTAACAACTGCAGAATTATTAGCGGTACAAGGTCTCACGGATGGCACAGGAAAAGATAACGACAGTTTAGTGGAG GATGACATGGAAATTCCCAACGAACCGGAAATTCAACTTCAAAATGCATCCAGTAAATCAACAGATAGCAAAAGAAACAAGTCACCGTCGTCTCCTTTGCCTTATCACGCGGTCGATTTACAACCGGACGCTCCGCCGAGTAAAAGACGAAAATGTAGAgaaaacgcgaacgcgaacgcggaGAAGGCTGCCAGCAACGCATTGTCCTCGAAAGACACCGAAAACAAAACGTCAGAGAATCAGACGTCGACCGGTTCGGATCCCGTTGAAATAATACCCCTCATGCCGAATTTGAAACTGGAAATGCCTGAATATTTAGTACAAGACGGAAGTAGCTGTAGTTACGAGGATCAGAGTTTAGGAGACAGTTCATTAAACAAGATTGGTATAGAGGACACGTCGTCCAATACTCCCGACCACGATCAGAAGCCCGACATCAGTCAAACATTTTATTCAAGTAGTCAGTCTACTTCGGATAATCTGGATCTCAAACATCAACCTGCGGATGTCGGTAAGAAGTACAATA GACACCTACTTTCAAAACCTAGCACATCCGGGGAAAGATTAACGCAAGAAGCAGTGCAGG GAGGGATTACGTACGTATCTGGTCAGCCGCATAGCCTCAGCAAAGCAAACGGCCACGGAAAAGTATGTGTACACTGCAAGCAGCGCGGAATGGTCACATCACGTGGAAAGCTCAGGCAGACGCGCTTCAAATGTTGGCCCTGCAATGCCTGTTTGTGCCGCTGGCCATGTTTCGTCGATTTCCATAAAATGCGCGCCATACCGCACATCCCGCCCCCATAG
- the LOC116434345 gene encoding uncharacterized protein LOC116434345 isoform X14, with translation MWKRWRLESERTTGYNYKSSMGSSQQFSLRWNNYLKHITCAFDTLRTEEDLVDVTLSCEGKRIRAHKMLLSACSTYFRDLFKENPCQHPVIIFRNVKFDDLAALVDFMYQGEVNVVQEQLASFLTTAELLAVQGLTDGTGKDNDSLVEDDMEIPNEPEIQLQNASSKSTDSKRNKSPSSPLPYHAVDLQPDAPPSKRRKCRENANANAEKAASNALSSKDTENKTSENQTSTGSDPVEIIPLMPNLKLEMPEYLVQDGSSCSYEDQSLGDSSLNKIGIEDTSSNTPDHDQKPDISQTFYSSSQSTSDNLDLKHQPADVGHLLSKPSTSGERLTQEAVQGGITYVSGQPHSLSKANGHGKVCVHCKQRGMVTSRGKLRQTRFKCWPCNACLCRWPCFVDFHKMRAIPHIPPP, from the exons ATGTGGAAGCGTTGGCGGTTAGAGTCTGAACGAACCACTGGATACAACTAC AAAAGCAGCATGGGTTCGAGTCAACAGTTTTCTCTTAGGTGGAACAATTATTTAAAGCACATTACCTGTGCGTTCGACACGTTAAGGACAGAAGAAGATTTGGTCGATGTGACTTTAAGCTGCGAAGGGAAGAGGATAAGAGCACATAAAATGCTTTTGTCTGCGTGTAGCACGTATTTCAGGGATTTATTTAAG GAAAATCCATGTCAGCATCCAGTTATaattttccgtaacgtaaaATTCGATGATTTGGCAGCGTTGGTTGATTTCATGTATCAAGGAGAGGTAAACGTGGTTCAGGAACAATTAGCTAGTTTTCTAACAACTGCAGAATTATTAGCGGTACAAGGTCTCACGGATGGCACAGGAAAAGATAACGACAGTTTAGTGGAG GATGACATGGAAATTCCCAACGAACCGGAAATTCAACTTCAAAATGCATCCAGTAAATCAACAGATAGCAAAAGAAACAAGTCACCGTCGTCTCCTTTGCCTTATCACGCGGTCGATTTACAACCGGACGCTCCGCCGAGTAAAAGACGAAAATGTAGAgaaaacgcgaacgcgaacgcggaGAAGGCTGCCAGCAACGCATTGTCCTCGAAAGACACCGAAAACAAAACGTCAGAGAATCAGACGTCGACCGGTTCGGATCCCGTTGAAATAATACCCCTCATGCCGAATTTGAAACTGGAAATGCCTGAATATTTAGTACAAGACGGAAGTAGCTGTAGTTACGAGGATCAGAGTTTAGGAGACAGTTCATTAAACAAGATTGGTATAGAGGACACGTCGTCCAATACTCCCGACCACGATCAGAAGCCCGACATCAGTCAAACATTTTATTCAAGTAGTCAGTCTACTTCGGATAATCTGGATCTCAAACATCAACCTGCGGATGTCG GACACCTACTTTCAAAACCTAGCACATCCGGGGAAAGATTAACGCAAGAAGCAGTGCAGG GAGGGATTACGTACGTATCTGGTCAGCCGCATAGCCTCAGCAAAGCAAACGGCCACGGAAAAGTATGTGTACACTGCAAGCAGCGCGGAATGGTCACATCACGTGGAAAGCTCAGGCAGACGCGCTTCAAATGTTGGCCCTGCAATGCCTGTTTGTGCCGCTGGCCATGTTTCGTCGATTTCCATAAAATGCGCGCCATACCGCACATCCCGCCCCCATAG